One window of Hypanus sabinus isolate sHypSab1 chromosome 10, sHypSab1.hap1, whole genome shotgun sequence genomic DNA carries:
- the LOC132401386 gene encoding zinc-binding protein A33-like — MFIPLLQRLVDNRGTAGDRQLRESDRNLNQEVLGVNMASKGPAENWTEEAICLICLDFFTDPVSLECGHNFCRSCITRCWEREERNSCPEGREVLADRTLRVNRALANLAEKALNLNLNPKGKERKLHCEEHEEELKLFCETDKTLICVICAVAQEHREHRFMPIKEAVNTYKDQLKSSLDSLTKKKSDFQERKQQQKEKISRVREQSRSVQSYIISQFAELRRIITEKEQSLLQDLRKEEARILNPMEKNLREIQKNIRFIQEKISKIKERMDQKDSVIFLKENARWTSRVNDDVRDLSVTDKALPVEKFDHLYLLNTVLRETIDAINRVSVTLDEETAHPRLKVSEDRKSVRWTEIRRNLPDIGKRFTNRPCVLGSEGFTSGRHYWEVEVTGNWVWFLGVAAESVKRKRQFSLSPETGFWVIGRVSDLLHQDFEVVKVIPSPLSRLLAGPIPGRVGVYLNYESGTVSFYNAETKSHLHTFTGNKFTGKLFPFFATADVNQWLRICSGSAQGL, encoded by the exons ATGTTCATTCCCTTACTGCAGCGTCTAGTGGACAATCGTGGTACTGCAGGGGATCGGCAGCTCCGCGAAAGTGACAGAAatctgaatcaggaagtgctgggagttaacatggcttcgaaaggaccGGCCGAGAATTGGACCGAGGAGGCAATTTGTCTCATCTGCttggatttcttcaccgatccggtgTCACTGGAGTgcggacacaacttctgtcgctcttgtatcacacggtgttgggaaagggaggagagaaactcctgcccggaagGTAGAGAGGTGTTagctgaccgcaccctcagggtgaatcgggccttagcaaatctggctgaaaaagctctaaatctaaacctgaatccgaaagggaaggaaCGTAAActtcactgcgaggaacatgaggaagaactgaagctgttttgtgaaacggacaagacactgatctgtgtgatctgtgcagttgcgcaggaacacagagagcacCGCTTCATGCCCATTAAAGAAGCTGTTAACACCTACAAG gatcagctaaaatcttccttagactctctcacaaaaaagaaatcagacttccaggaaaggaagcagcaacagaaagagaagatttccaGAGTTCGG GAACAATCACGCAGCGTTCAGTCCTACATCAtatcccagtttgctgaactgcgccggattatcactgagaaagagcagagcttactcCAGGATCTCAGGAAGGAAGAGGCGAGGATTCTAAatccaatggagaaaaatcttcgaGAAATTCAAAAGAATATCAGGTTTATTCAGGAGAAAATCTCAAAGATAAAGGAACGGATGGATCAAAAAGACAgtgtgatatttctcaag GAGAATGCTCGTTGGACCAGTAG GGTTAATGATGATGTCCGGGACTTGTCAGTGACAGATAAGGCCCTACcggttgaaaaattcgatcacctCTATTTGTTGAATACAGTGCTGAGAGAAACAATTGATGCCATTAATAgag tctctgtcaccctggatgagGAAACGGCGCATCCGCGTCTCAAAGTGTCTGaagatcggaagagtgtgagatggaCCGAGATCCGGAGGAATCTCCCTGACatcgggaagagattcacaaaccggccttgtgtgctgggatcggagggattcacatcggggagacattactgggaggtggaggtgactgGGAATTGGGTCTGGTttctgggagtcgccgcagagtctgtgaAGAGGAAGAGACAGTTCAGTCTGAGTCCAGAGACTGGATTCTGGGTTATCGGGCGGGTTTCTGACTTGTTACATCAGGATTTTGAAGTGGTGAAGGTTATCCCCTCCCCTCTGTCCCGTCTACttgccggtcccatccccgggagggtgggagtttatctcaatTACGAGTCCGGTACAGTTTCCTTTTACAAtgcggagaccaagtcccatctccacaccttcactgggaataaattcacagGGAAACTTTTTCCTTTCTTCGCGACTGCGGATGtaaaccagtggctgagaatctgctccggcTCCGCTCAAGGTTTGTAA